One Catalinimonas alkaloidigena DNA window includes the following coding sequences:
- a CDS encoding M23 family metallopeptidase: protein MQQKKTLSQRLTQPYRLVVRSEEDFAVRKQFRFNYAKVIVFSGLLVAILFAASFYVSKAWLLYWFESGGEEARMRRQMIQLSLATDSLAEQVSQRDQFILSFQKVVSSGDELEAEAHQLEKEEVDIERESVAESTLDDLSDIDTKWRKDFESKHSSDVIMSEEASTSLENVFLFSPINGIVSSDYDTKIGHYGVDVVAKKNEPVHGVADGTVIIASWTEDTGYTIAIQHANNLISIYKHNSSLSKKVGDFVKAGEVVSIIGNTGELTTGPHLHFELWYDGKPIDPKNYVKF from the coding sequence TTGCAACAAAAAAAGACACTTTCTCAACGTTTAACGCAACCGTACCGTCTGGTCGTACGAAGTGAAGAAGATTTTGCGGTTCGAAAACAGTTTCGATTCAATTACGCAAAAGTAATCGTTTTCAGTGGGTTACTGGTGGCGATTTTGTTTGCGGCCAGCTTCTATGTAAGTAAAGCTTGGCTTCTCTATTGGTTCGAAAGTGGCGGCGAAGAGGCACGCATGCGCCGGCAAATGATTCAGCTTTCGCTGGCGACCGATTCGCTTGCCGAACAGGTTTCGCAACGCGACCAGTTTATTCTTAGTTTCCAGAAGGTGGTCAGCAGCGGCGACGAACTGGAGGCCGAAGCGCATCAGCTGGAAAAAGAAGAAGTAGACATCGAGCGGGAAAGCGTAGCCGAGAGCACGCTGGACGACCTGTCGGACATCGACACCAAGTGGCGGAAAGATTTTGAAAGCAAACACAGCTCGGACGTGATCATGTCGGAAGAAGCGTCGACCAGTCTGGAAAACGTATTTCTGTTTTCGCCCATCAACGGCATTGTCTCTTCCGACTACGATACTAAAATCGGGCACTACGGAGTGGATGTCGTGGCGAAGAAAAACGAGCCGGTGCACGGCGTGGCCGACGGAACGGTCATCATCGCTTCCTGGACGGAAGACACGGGCTACACGATTGCCATCCAACACGCCAACAACCTGATTTCTATCTACAAGCATAATTCTTCGCTCTCTAAAAAGGTGGGCGATTTTGTGAAAGCGGGCGAAGTGGTTTCCATCATCGGGAACACCGGGGAACTGACCACGGGACCGCACCTGCATTTTGAGTTGTGGTACGACGGCAAGCCCATCGATCCGAAGAATTATGTCAAGTTTTAA
- a CDS encoding polymer-forming cytoskeletal protein: MFNSSSSSKETRRDTPEVGVLSNHIQKGTSIQGDIDTTGNIRIDGRVTGNVRSKARIVLGESAHIEGDIEAQNAEVQGYMKGKLEVAELLVLKPSARIDGDIYANKMMVESGAVFNGQCHMGVKGKEQADSSHGKQQPQVQPHKNGQKVTV; the protein is encoded by the coding sequence ATGTTTAATAGCAGCTCCTCATCCAAAGAAACACGTCGGGACACTCCAGAAGTGGGTGTGCTGAGCAACCACATTCAGAAAGGCACCAGCATCCAGGGCGACATCGACACCACCGGCAACATCCGCATCGACGGGCGCGTTACGGGCAACGTCCGCTCGAAGGCACGCATCGTATTGGGAGAATCCGCTCACATCGAAGGCGACATCGAAGCACAAAATGCTGAAGTGCAGGGCTACATGAAAGGCAAACTGGAAGTAGCCGAGCTGCTGGTGCTGAAGCCTTCGGCGCGCATCGACGGCGACATCTACGCCAACAAAATGATGGTAGAATCTGGCGCCGTCTTCAACGGTCAGTGCCATATGGGCGTAAAAGGAAAAGAACAAGCCGATTCATCCCATGGAAAACAGCAACCCCAAGTTCAACCCCATAAAAACGGGCAAAAAGTCACAGTTTAA
- a CDS encoding AtpZ/AtpI family protein has protein sequence MKYSGLAFQMIAVIGLAVWGGMRLDAHFAFAFPWFTVVLSVLGFVGAILGVIRSLPKGEE, from the coding sequence ATCAAATATTCGGGGCTGGCCTTTCAGATGATCGCCGTCATCGGGCTGGCCGTTTGGGGCGGAATGCGCTTGGATGCACATTTCGCCTTTGCTTTTCCGTGGTTTACCGTCGTCCTGTCGGTACTGGGGTTTGTGGGGGCCATCCTCGGGGTCATCCGCAGCCTACCCAAAGGCGAAGAATAG
- the atpB gene encoding F0F1 ATP synthase subunit A, with protein sequence MEIVQRIFQRSQFFPSIFYLFSLLSFSLPAWAAEGEAEEFSPGEMITHHVTDAHEWHFADGLTLPLPVILYSADQGLEVFSSSRFYDEHHAQVEYAGYRYDHGHITPVEEGRHVYDLSITKNVASMFLSVILLFVVFFSISGYYKRNPNQPPRGLAAFFEPIIIFIRDDIAKPNIGPRYERYLPFLLTIFFFIWFNNLLGLLPGGANLTGNIAVTAVLAFFTLLITLFSGNKNYWSHIVAPPGVPAWLLPIMWPVEILGIFTKPFSLMVRLFANITAGHIIILSLMALIFIFQSFVIGPVSVAFATFMNFLELFVAILQAYIFTMLSAMYFGQAVEEHHDEAHA encoded by the coding sequence ATGGAAATAGTGCAACGAATCTTCCAAAGAAGCCAATTTTTCCCTTCTATTTTCTATTTATTCTCCCTTTTGTCATTCTCCTTACCGGCCTGGGCCGCTGAAGGCGAAGCTGAGGAATTCAGCCCGGGTGAGATGATCACGCACCACGTGACCGACGCGCACGAGTGGCACTTTGCCGACGGACTGACGTTGCCGCTACCCGTCATCCTCTACTCGGCCGACCAGGGACTGGAGGTTTTCTCTTCGTCCCGGTTCTATGACGAGCACCACGCTCAAGTGGAATACGCCGGTTACCGTTATGACCACGGCCACATTACACCGGTAGAAGAAGGACGCCACGTATACGACCTGTCGATTACCAAAAACGTCGCTTCGATGTTTTTGAGCGTAATCTTGCTGTTCGTCGTCTTCTTTTCGATCTCCGGCTACTACAAGCGCAATCCCAATCAGCCGCCCAGAGGATTGGCTGCCTTTTTCGAACCAATCATCATCTTCATTCGCGATGACATCGCCAAGCCGAACATCGGCCCGCGGTACGAGCGGTATCTGCCTTTTCTGCTGACGATCTTCTTCTTCATCTGGTTCAACAACCTGCTGGGTCTGTTGCCAGGTGGCGCCAACCTGACGGGCAACATCGCCGTTACGGCGGTCCTGGCGTTCTTTACGCTCCTCATCACGTTGTTCAGCGGCAACAAAAACTACTGGTCGCACATTGTAGCCCCTCCCGGCGTACCGGCCTGGCTGCTGCCGATCATGTGGCCGGTCGAGATCCTGGGGATCTTCACCAAGCCGTTCTCCTTGATGGTTCGTCTGTTCGCCAACATCACGGCCGGGCACATCATCATCCTGAGCCTGATGGCCCTGATCTTCATCTTCCAGAGCTTCGTCATCGGTCCGGTTAGCGTAGCCTTTGCTACGTTCATGAACTTCCTCGAACTGTTCGTGGCCATTTTGCAGGCCTACATCTTTACGATGCTGAGCGCCATGTATTTCGGCCAGGCCGTAGAGGAGCATCACGACGAAGCACACGCCTAA
- the atpE gene encoding ATP synthase F0 subunit C: MLLDIGTAIMGAGIGAGLVALGAGLGIGRIGGSAMDAIARQPEATGRIQTVMIIAAALIEGVALFGVVVCLLISFREA; encoded by the coding sequence ATGTTGCTCGACATCGGCACAGCCATCATGGGCGCCGGTATCGGAGCCGGACTTGTTGCGTTAGGCGCAGGTCTGGGCATCGGACGCATCGGTGGTTCTGCCATGGACGCTATTGCTCGTCAGCCTGAAGCAACCGGCCGTATCCAGACGGTGATGATTATCGCCGCGGCACTGATCGAGGGGGTAGCCCTCTTCGGTGTGGTCGTTTGTCTGCTGATTTCCTTCCGGGAAGCATAA
- a CDS encoding F0F1 ATP synthase subunit B: protein MELITPGIGLLFWQTVTFLVVLLLLGKFAWRPIASALKEREEHIEGSLQAAQQAKEEMEKLHASNEALLQEARRERDKMLKEARETSERIVAEAHDKAQAEGNAMIAKAKATIETEKRAAVTELKNQVAQLSLEIAEKLVRQQLDNPTAQKTLVQKYIQDSELN, encoded by the coding sequence ATGGAACTTATCACCCCCGGTATTGGCCTTCTTTTCTGGCAAACCGTCACCTTTCTGGTAGTATTGTTGTTGTTGGGCAAATTTGCGTGGCGTCCCATCGCCAGCGCGCTGAAAGAGCGTGAAGAGCACATCGAAGGCTCGTTGCAAGCTGCGCAGCAGGCAAAAGAAGAGATGGAAAAGCTGCACGCGTCGAACGAAGCCCTGTTGCAGGAAGCCCGCCGCGAGCGCGACAAAATGCTGAAAGAAGCGCGCGAAACTTCGGAACGCATCGTGGCCGAAGCGCACGACAAGGCACAGGCCGAAGGAAATGCCATGATTGCCAAAGCCAAGGCCACCATCGAAACTGAGAAGCGGGCGGCCGTCACCGAACTGAAAAATCAGGTCGCGCAACTGTCGCTCGAAATCGCCGAGAAACTGGTACGCCAGCAACTCGACAATCCCACTGCGCAGAAGACCCTGGTGCAGAAGTACATTCAAGATTCAGAATTGAACTAA
- the atpH gene encoding ATP synthase F1 subunit delta produces MAAENTRVAFRYAKSILELAQEKGMLEAIREDMELFDKAIRENRALANLLQSPIVNSDKKLKILQSIFKGKVNDLTLSVFEILTRKNRESQLPGIARSFHRQYNQLMGIENVTVITPMPLTDELRQQFMAMVKKQTGKEAELQEKVDPELIGGYILQIGDRRIDDSVRNRLHQLKRKFSENPYVAKY; encoded by the coding sequence ATGGCGGCAGAAAACACGCGTGTTGCGTTCCGTTACGCCAAGTCGATTCTGGAACTGGCACAGGAGAAAGGCATGCTGGAGGCAATTCGTGAGGACATGGAATTGTTCGACAAGGCCATCCGCGAAAATCGCGCGTTAGCCAACCTCCTGCAGAGTCCTATCGTTAACAGCGATAAAAAGCTGAAAATCCTGCAAAGCATTTTCAAAGGGAAAGTCAACGATCTCACGCTTTCTGTTTTCGAAATCCTGACCCGCAAAAACCGGGAAAGTCAATTGCCGGGCATTGCTCGCTCGTTCCATCGGCAGTACAACCAACTGATGGGCATCGAGAACGTGACGGTGATTACCCCCATGCCGCTGACCGACGAACTACGGCAGCAATTTATGGCGATGGTGAAAAAACAGACCGGCAAAGAAGCGGAACTGCAGGAGAAGGTAGATCCGGAACTGATCGGCGGGTACATCCTGCAAATCGGCGACCGGCGCATCGACGACTCGGTGCGGAACCGCCTGCACCAACTCAAACGCAAATTCAGCGAGAACCCTTACGTAGCCAAATACTAA
- the atpA gene encoding F0F1 ATP synthase subunit alpha, translating to MADVRPDEVSAILRQQLAGAQTEAELEEVGTVLQVGDGVARIYGLSKAQAGELIEFESGLTGLILNLEEDNVGAVLFGDSEQVKEGDTVKRTGRIASVEVGEGMLGRVVDTLGNPIDGKGPITGDRYEMPIERKAPGVIFRQPVNEPLQTGIKAIDAMIPIGRGQRELIIGDRQTGKTAVAIDTIINQREFYERGEPVFCIYVAIGQKASTVAQIVSSLDKGGALPYTVIVSASAADPAPMQFYAPFTGAAIGEFFRDTGRPALVIYDDLSKQAVSYREVSLLLRRPPGREAYPGDVFYLHSRLLERAAKLTSSDELAKNMNDLPESLRPVVKGGGSLTALPIIETQAGDVSAYIPTNVISITDGQIFLETNLFNSGVRPAINVGISVSRVGGSAQIKSMKKVAGTLKLDQAQYRQLEAFAKFGSDLDAATKLAIDRGVRNVEVLKQAQYDPMPVEKQIAIIYASTNGLIDKVPVARVKEFENEFLDQLDAQHRDTLDALRAGKYSDELTDVLKKVAKELVPKYAV from the coding sequence ATGGCAGATGTAAGACCCGATGAGGTATCGGCTATTCTGCGGCAGCAGTTAGCCGGAGCTCAAACCGAAGCAGAACTGGAGGAAGTCGGTACTGTCCTGCAGGTCGGCGACGGGGTAGCGCGGATCTACGGACTTTCCAAGGCGCAGGCCGGGGAGCTGATTGAATTCGAAAGTGGCCTGACCGGCCTGATCCTGAACCTGGAAGAAGACAACGTGGGCGCCGTACTGTTCGGAGATTCCGAGCAGGTGAAAGAAGGCGACACGGTGAAGCGCACCGGGCGCATTGCCTCTGTCGAGGTAGGCGAAGGCATGCTGGGCCGGGTGGTCGATACCCTCGGCAACCCGATCGACGGCAAAGGACCCATCACCGGAGATCGCTACGAAATGCCGATCGAACGGAAAGCGCCTGGGGTAATCTTCCGTCAGCCGGTAAACGAACCGTTGCAGACGGGAATCAAGGCCATCGATGCTATGATTCCGATCGGTCGTGGCCAGCGGGAACTGATCATCGGTGACCGCCAGACCGGTAAAACGGCGGTTGCCATCGATACCATCATCAACCAGCGCGAGTTTTACGAGCGCGGCGAGCCCGTTTTCTGTATCTACGTTGCCATCGGCCAAAAGGCCTCTACCGTGGCGCAGATTGTGTCATCGCTGGACAAAGGCGGCGCTCTTCCCTACACGGTGATCGTTTCCGCCTCGGCGGCCGATCCGGCTCCGATGCAGTTCTACGCGCCGTTTACTGGTGCCGCCATCGGGGAATTCTTCCGCGACACGGGCCGTCCGGCCCTGGTGATTTACGATGACCTGTCGAAACAGGCCGTTTCGTACCGTGAAGTGTCGCTGCTGTTGCGTCGTCCTCCGGGCCGCGAAGCCTATCCGGGTGACGTATTCTATCTGCACAGCCGTTTGCTGGAACGGGCCGCGAAACTCACGTCTTCTGACGAGCTAGCCAAAAACATGAACGACTTGCCTGAGTCGCTCCGCCCCGTCGTCAAAGGCGGTGGTTCGCTGACGGCCCTGCCGATCATCGAAACGCAGGCCGGTGACGTGTCGGCTTACATTCCGACCAACGTAATTTCGATTACCGATGGTCAGATCTTCCTGGAAACCAACCTGTTTAACTCGGGGGTTCGTCCGGCCATTAACGTGGGGATCTCGGTATCGCGCGTAGGCGGTAGCGCTCAGATCAAATCCATGAAAAAGGTAGCGGGTACCCTGAAGCTCGACCAGGCGCAATACCGTCAGCTGGAAGCGTTCGCCAAGTTCGGTTCCGACCTTGACGCTGCCACAAAGCTGGCGATCGACCGCGGCGTGCGGAACGTAGAAGTGTTGAAGCAGGCGCAGTACGACCCGATGCCCGTTGAAAAGCAGATTGCCATCATCTACGCTTCGACCAATGGTCTGATCGATAAAGTGCCGGTTGCCCGCGTGAAAGAGTTCGAAAACGAATTCCTGGATCAGCTTGATGCGCAGCACCGCGATACGCTCGATGCGTTGCGGGCCGGAAAATACAGTGACGAACTCACCGACGTTCTGAAAAAAGTTGCCAAAGAACTCGTACCTAAGTACGCTGTCTAA
- the atpG gene encoding ATP synthase F1 subunit gamma, whose product MPSLKEVRNRIQSVNSTQQITKAMKLVAASKLRRAQEAITQMRPYAQKLTALLNNLSANTNPDELENVYAEQRPPQRVLLIPITSDRGLCGAFNTNVVRTTQAHIAAHYQQHQQQGTLQLMCIGRKGYDAFRKRGYQVVGEYANLFSDFTFDNARHAAEEAMRMFRDGEVDRVEIVYNEFKNVATQIMRVEQMLPIMPTEPDPEETANVDYLFEPSVEFIVEELIPKSLNIQLYKALLESNAAEHGARMTAMDSATENAGELLKELRLTYNRTRQAAITKEILEIVGGAEALAQGG is encoded by the coding sequence ATGCCTAGCTTAAAAGAAGTACGAAACCGGATTCAGTCGGTCAACTCGACGCAGCAGATCACCAAAGCCATGAAACTGGTGGCGGCGTCGAAGTTGCGGCGGGCGCAGGAGGCCATTACGCAGATGCGTCCTTATGCGCAGAAGCTGACGGCCTTGCTGAACAACCTTTCGGCGAATACTAATCCGGACGAGCTAGAAAATGTATACGCCGAACAGCGCCCCCCGCAACGGGTGCTGTTGATTCCGATCACGTCCGATCGCGGTTTGTGCGGGGCGTTCAACACAAACGTAGTCCGTACCACGCAGGCCCACATTGCGGCCCATTACCAGCAACATCAGCAGCAGGGTACGCTGCAACTGATGTGCATCGGACGCAAAGGGTACGACGCGTTCCGGAAGCGGGGCTACCAGGTAGTCGGCGAGTACGCAAATCTGTTTTCAGACTTCACGTTCGACAACGCCCGCCATGCCGCCGAAGAAGCGATGCGGATGTTCCGTGACGGTGAAGTGGACCGCGTAGAGATCGTCTACAACGAGTTCAAGAACGTAGCGACGCAGATCATGCGCGTGGAACAGATGTTGCCCATTATGCCGACGGAACCCGATCCCGAAGAAACGGCGAATGTCGATTACCTGTTCGAACCCTCGGTAGAATTCATTGTAGAGGAGTTGATTCCCAAATCGCTCAACATTCAGCTCTACAAAGCGCTGCTGGAATCAAATGCCGCCGAACACGGTGCGCGGATGACCGCGATGGACAGCGCCACTGAGAACGCCGGTGAACTGCTGAAAGAACTGCGGCTTACCTACAACCGGACACGTCAGGCAGCGATTACGAAGGAAATTCTCGAGATTGTGGGCGGTGCCGAAGCGCTGGCGCAGGGCGGTTGA
- a CDS encoding RNA polymerase sigma factor has translation MKDHLLWRQFKDGNHQAFATIFHTHYRALFQYGVKIVPDENLVKDCIQELFTDLWEKRRRLGDCPSILFYLLKSLRRRIVRVAAAQQRRNRQDAHLYEHAFHLMLSDEERMFAQETYDLLESQLQKALEGLSPRQKEVIYLRYYNNLSFREVAEVLELNYQSVRNYAHSALTVLRKRLQPPLKVVG, from the coding sequence ATGAAAGATCATCTACTTTGGCGTCAGTTCAAGGACGGGAATCATCAGGCGTTTGCTACCATTTTTCATACGCACTACCGGGCGTTGTTTCAGTATGGGGTCAAAATTGTGCCGGACGAGAATCTGGTGAAGGATTGCATTCAGGAGTTGTTCACGGATCTGTGGGAAAAAAGGCGGCGACTCGGCGATTGCCCCAGCATTTTGTTTTACCTGTTGAAATCGCTGCGGCGGCGCATCGTCCGGGTGGCGGCCGCACAACAGCGCCGCAATCGGCAGGATGCGCATTTGTACGAGCATGCGTTTCATCTGATGCTGTCGGACGAGGAACGGATGTTTGCGCAGGAGACGTACGATCTGCTGGAGAGCCAGCTACAAAAGGCGTTGGAGGGATTGTCGCCCCGCCAGAAAGAGGTGATCTACCTGCGGTATTACAACAATTTGTCGTTTCGTGAGGTGGCCGAGGTACTGGAGCTGAATTATCAGTCGGTGCGGAATTATGCCCACTCGGCCTTAACCGTATTGCGCAAGCGCCTGCAACCGCCCCTGAAGGTAGTGGGTTAA
- a CDS encoding extracellular solute-binding protein, producing MRPSPPSSFSHLMRTVATLGFAGVLLGGCHDDERAARTLRYWSSNNSQEIAFADRMVQAWNATHPDQPVAFQPVPEGQSSEEIILAAVVGGTTPDIYSNMWQGDVERYARAGRLVPLDTLRGFRDYLRARCDSAVIREITSDDGHIYQIPWKVNPIVMIYNQTIVDTLARRAPQTYAEFLAAAQRFHQDRDGDGYVDQWFGYSEPQVTWWQRFFDFYPLYLAASGGAPLIEHNRAVFDNEHAVAVFAFLQALYQQQYFPRERLSARQDPFLANVIATRFTGPWEISHADQFKPEGFQYAFAEMPAPAGAPEPHFTYGDPKNMVIFNTCTRPQDALDFLMFATNAENDLALLELTSQLPRRKALLQHDLFAPFFEAHPKMVFFARQAAYVRGTDNSEVMKEVFDLISQEYEACVIYGQKTPEEAVHDAAQAVNLLFTQ from the coding sequence ATGAGGCCCTCACCACCGTCTTCGTTTTCGCATCTGATGCGCACCGTCGCGACTCTGGGGTTCGCCGGCGTTTTGCTGGGCGGATGCCACGACGACGAGCGAGCTGCGCGCACGCTACGCTACTGGTCGTCGAACAATTCGCAGGAGATTGCTTTTGCCGACCGGATGGTGCAAGCTTGGAATGCCACGCACCCCGATCAGCCCGTCGCGTTTCAGCCGGTGCCGGAGGGACAGTCGAGCGAGGAGATCATTCTGGCGGCAGTCGTTGGAGGAACCACGCCCGACATCTATTCGAACATGTGGCAGGGCGATGTGGAGCGGTACGCCAGGGCGGGGCGGCTGGTGCCGTTGGATACCCTCCGGGGGTTCCGCGACTACCTGCGGGCGCGTTGCGATTCGGCCGTTATCCGGGAGATCACTTCGGACGATGGCCACATCTATCAGATTCCCTGGAAAGTGAATCCGATCGTGATGATCTACAACCAGACCATCGTCGATACGCTGGCCCGGCGGGCGCCACAGACCTACGCGGAGTTTCTAGCGGCTGCGCAACGTTTCCATCAGGACCGGGACGGCGACGGCTACGTGGACCAATGGTTCGGGTATTCGGAGCCGCAGGTAACGTGGTGGCAACGCTTCTTCGATTTCTACCCGCTGTACCTGGCCGCTTCGGGCGGTGCGCCCCTGATCGAACACAACCGTGCGGTATTCGACAATGAACACGCCGTGGCGGTTTTTGCCTTTTTGCAGGCCCTCTATCAGCAACAGTATTTTCCACGCGAGCGCCTCTCGGCCCGGCAAGATCCGTTTCTGGCCAACGTCATCGCCACGCGGTTTACCGGTCCCTGGGAAATTTCGCACGCCGATCAGTTCAAGCCGGAAGGGTTTCAGTACGCTTTCGCCGAAATGCCCGCTCCCGCCGGCGCGCCAGAACCGCATTTTACCTACGGCGATCCTAAAAACATGGTCATTTTTAACACGTGCACGCGTCCGCAAGACGCGCTCGATTTCCTGATGTTTGCGACCAATGCCGAAAACGACCTGGCCTTGCTGGAACTGACCAGCCAGTTACCCCGCCGCAAAGCGTTGCTGCAACACGACCTGTTCGCCCCGTTTTTCGAAGCACACCCGAAGATGGTTTTCTTCGCGCGGCAGGCGGCATACGTACGCGGCACCGACAACAGCGAGGTGATGAAAGAAGTATTCGACCTGATTTCGCAGGAGTACGAAGCCTGCGTCATCTACGGGCAGAAAACGCCAGAAGAAGCCGTCCACGATGCCGCACAGGCCGTTAACCTGTTGTTCACCCAATAA
- a CDS encoding carbohydrate ABC transporter permease, with the protein MALRRKNLIPYLMVAPYLLHLSVFILFPVVFSLVLTFHRWNIIAPMEWIGLGNFKRLVQDQFFWKSLGNTLRFLIVHIPLQIVIALFLAELLNRKLRFQAFFRAAFFLPVVVSGVVVTMLWEQLYGFDTGLLNRGLTSLGLGRIGWLVDPDWAMISIALMATWKNVGLYVILFLVGLQTVPRQYYEAAELEGASAWQQFRYITLPMINPTIFMVVVLSTIGGFSLFIEPYILTGGGPLNSTLSAVLYIYKQGFFYYHMGYAATLGFFFAFLILLVVVVQRRFIEREDA; encoded by the coding sequence ATGGCACTCCGCCGGAAAAATCTGATTCCTTACCTGATGGTCGCGCCGTACCTGTTGCACCTGAGCGTGTTCATCCTGTTTCCGGTGGTTTTTTCGCTGGTGCTTACCTTCCACCGCTGGAACATCATCGCGCCGATGGAGTGGATTGGGCTGGGCAATTTCAAGCGGCTGGTGCAAGACCAGTTTTTCTGGAAATCGTTGGGCAACACGTTGCGTTTCCTGATCGTCCACATTCCGCTGCAGATCGTTATCGCGTTGTTTCTGGCCGAATTGCTCAACCGGAAGTTGCGCTTTCAAGCCTTTTTTCGGGCGGCATTTTTTCTGCCAGTCGTTGTCTCCGGGGTGGTGGTGACCATGCTCTGGGAACAGCTCTACGGCTTCGATACGGGATTGCTGAACCGGGGGCTGACCTCGCTGGGGCTGGGCCGCATCGGGTGGCTGGTCGATCCCGACTGGGCCATGATTTCCATCGCCCTGATGGCAACCTGGAAAAACGTGGGCCTCTACGTCATTCTGTTTCTAGTGGGGCTGCAAACGGTTCCCCGGCAGTACTACGAAGCCGCCGAACTGGAAGGCGCATCGGCATGGCAACAGTTCCGCTACATCACCCTCCCGATGATCAACCCCACGATTTTCATGGTGGTGGTGCTTTCGACGATCGGGGGGTTCTCGCTGTTCATCGAGCCTTACATCCTGACCGGCGGCGGGCCGCTCAACAGCACGCTTTCGGCCGTGCTCTACATCTACAAACAGGGTTTTTTCTACTACCACATGGGCTACGCCGCCACGCTGGGCTTTTTCTTCGCATTTCTGATTCTGCTTGTGGTGGTAGTCCAACGGCGGTTTATCGAGCGGGAAGACGCCTAA
- a CDS encoding carbohydrate ABC transporter permease encodes MKKWLLYLILTLAALTFLYPFVWMVSASLTPERDIGSLVLFPSSLTAASYVQMWERIPIGRSLLNSLLVASLVTGGVLVFGSMVGYALARMRFRGRNLIFYIILFTMTLPFQITLIPNYILMVELHWVDTYWALVVPYLINALSIVLFRQYFATLPQDLIDAARIDGCGELRILFQILWPNAVPALVTVGIITFMATWNEVLWPLLVVRDQQLMTMPQLVTLFAVGGRADAQLGVKLAAATLLALPIVVAYVFFQKYFIQSMASTGIKD; translated from the coding sequence ATGAAAAAATGGCTCCTCTACCTGATCCTGACCCTTGCGGCGCTGACGTTCCTCTACCCGTTCGTCTGGATGGTGAGCGCTTCGCTGACCCCGGAGCGGGACATCGGTTCGCTGGTGCTGTTCCCGAGTAGCCTGACCGCCGCCAGCTACGTGCAGATGTGGGAGCGCATTCCCATCGGGCGGTCGCTGCTGAACAGCCTGCTGGTGGCGTCGCTGGTGACGGGCGGCGTGCTGGTGTTCGGCTCCATGGTGGGCTACGCACTGGCGCGGATGCGGTTCCGGGGGCGGAACCTGATCTTCTACATCATCCTGTTCACCATGACGCTTCCCTTCCAGATCACCCTGATTCCCAACTACATTCTGATGGTGGAGTTGCACTGGGTCGACACGTACTGGGCATTGGTGGTGCCCTACCTGATCAACGCGCTGTCGATTGTGCTGTTCCGGCAGTATTTCGCCACGCTGCCCCAGGATCTGATTGACGCGGCGCGCATCGACGGCTGCGGCGAGTTGCGCATCTTGTTTCAGATTCTCTGGCCCAACGCAGTGCCGGCGCTGGTTACGGTCGGGATCATTACGTTTATGGCCACCTGGAACGAGGTGCTGTGGCCGCTGTTGGTCGTGCGCGACCAGCAACTGATGACCATGCCGCAGCTGGTGACGCTCTTCGCGGTGGGCGGGCGGGCCGATGCGCAACTGGGCGTCAAACTGGCGGCGGCCACCCTCCTGGCCCTGCCGATTGTGGTCGCCTACGTGTTTTTTCAAAAATATTTTATCCAGAGTATGGCCTCTACCGGAATCAAAGATTAG